In one Thermosipho ferrireducens genomic region, the following are encoded:
- a CDS encoding copper ABC transporter substrate-binding protein — translation MENLRRWLLLLIVFLITGFTFSETFIVENDLQRVINTAKDGDVLILNNSFSGKIEIVGKRLKIVGKNESVELSFVSRNTENIFNEKPIIYLEDATVTLENVKINASNVVGIGILNSSVYLKNVTIVLSNGIGIVSVSDEKNESYVKLEMVEIMAKKYKKVSGRNVSLIFNGVGVLGSYNTTIVANNVEILGMKKGFILENTESYIFNSSFSENELCLIILSGNQNIINNKFVLNVQGIVAANDSKVSLVNNHFDENNQDIELLTESCNSCPNTRKFTGVLKGYSNVSGIFSNKTKFPAHFWEDM, via the coding sequence ATGGAAAATTTAAGAAGATGGTTGTTGCTTTTAATTGTATTTTTGATTACTGGTTTTACATTTTCTGAAACATTTATAGTTGAAAATGATCTTCAAAGAGTGATTAATACAGCAAAAGATGGGGATGTTTTAATATTAAATAATTCTTTTAGTGGAAAAATTGAAATTGTGGGTAAAAGATTGAAGATTGTTGGTAAAAATGAATCTGTGGAATTATCTTTTGTCAGTAGAAATACAGAAAATATTTTTAACGAAAAACCTATAATATATTTGGAAGATGCAACGGTTACATTGGAAAATGTAAAGATAAATGCGTCGAACGTGGTTGGAATCGGAATTTTAAATTCTTCTGTTTATTTAAAAAATGTTACTATCGTATTGAGTAATGGTATAGGAATAGTTTCTGTTAGCGATGAGAAAAACGAAAGTTACGTGAAACTTGAAATGGTTGAAATTATGGCTAAAAAATACAAGAAAGTTTCAGGAAGAAATGTATCATTAATCTTCAATGGTGTAGGAGTTTTAGGTTCATATAACACAACTATTGTTGCAAATAATGTTGAGATTTTGGGAATGAAAAAGGGATTTATTTTAGAAAACACGGAGAGTTACATATTTAACTCCAGTTTTTCTGAAAATGAATTATGTTTAATAATTCTTTCTGGAAATCAAAACATAATAAATAACAAATTTGTGTTAAATGTTCAGGGCATTGTAGCAGCGAATGATTCTAAAGTTTCATTGGTAAATAATCATTTTGATGAGAATAATCAGGATATAGAATTGTTAACAGAAAGTTGTAATAGTTGTCCTAATACGAGAAAATTTACAGGGGTCTTAAAAGGTTATTCAAATGTTTCAGGCATCTTTAGCAATAAAACTAAATTTCCCGCTCATTTTTGGGAGGATATGTAA
- the amrS gene encoding AmmeMemoRadiSam system radical SAM enzyme, which produces MKKMATFFDEKGDKVVCNLCPNHCVLGDNEVGVCKVRYSEDGILYTKNYGDISSIAMDPIEKKPLYHFKPGTKILSIGTWGCNFKCGFCQNWEISQEKPPIKVVTPQQIVDIAVSRNSSGIAYTYSEPIVWYEFVLDTSRLAVKNGLYNVLITNGYIELEPLKLLIQNIHAMNIDLKGSNKDFYRKECGGDYESVLKVIEYAIKSGVWVEVTTLVIPGKNDNEEELINEFKALSDINKDIPLHLSRYFPSYNYDISPTSIEKLERLYDVAKEFLNYVYIGNIFNKKYETTYCPECHSEIISREGYDVQIKNLTEEGKCSICGRNIAIV; this is translated from the coding sequence ATGAAAAAAATGGCTACTTTTTTTGATGAAAAAGGTGATAAAGTTGTTTGTAATTTGTGTCCGAATCACTGTGTTTTGGGAGACAATGAAGTTGGAGTTTGTAAAGTCAGGTATAGTGAAGATGGCATTCTTTACACGAAAAATTACGGAGATATATCTTCAATAGCCATGGATCCAATAGAAAAAAAGCCTTTGTATCATTTCAAACCTGGAACAAAAATATTGTCTATAGGTACCTGGGGTTGTAATTTTAAATGTGGTTTTTGTCAAAATTGGGAAATTTCCCAGGAAAAACCACCAATTAAAGTTGTTACGCCACAGCAAATAGTTGATATAGCGGTTTCGAGGAATTCATCCGGGATAGCCTACACGTATAGTGAACCAATAGTGTGGTATGAGTTTGTTCTGGACACGTCCAGGTTGGCTGTAAAAAATGGGCTTTATAACGTTCTTATTACCAATGGTTATATAGAACTTGAACCACTTAAGTTGCTTATTCAGAATATTCATGCTATGAATATTGACTTGAAAGGTTCCAATAAAGATTTTTACAGAAAAGAGTGTGGAGGCGATTACGAATCTGTTTTGAAAGTAATAGAATATGCAATAAAATCTGGTGTCTGGGTTGAAGTAACTACTTTGGTTATTCCAGGTAAGAATGATAATGAAGAGGAGCTTATAAACGAATTCAAAGCTCTATCTGACATAAATAAAGATATACCTCTGCATCTTTCAAGGTACTTTCCTTCGTATAACTATGATATTTCTCCTACGTCTATTGAAAAGCTTGAGAGACTTTACGATGTCGCCAAGGAGTTTTTAAACTATGTTTATATTGGAAATATTTTTAATAAAAAGTATGAAACTACATATTGTCCAGAATGTCATTCGGAAATAATATCGCGAGAGGGGTACGATGTTCAAATCAAGAATTTAACAGAGGAGGGGAAATGCAGTATATGCGGCAGAAATATAGCGATAGTATAG
- a CDS encoding FAD:protein FMN transferase, with the protein MRQKYSDSIVRLTRFSLIALVAIILVIAGIIMVMFFRNPKMYSDFETFSLGTYVHLKISTKANPSIIAREIFAEMDRITDKFNPYKEGSVLYNLNHSNDWFEVDDETFALIDLALRYAKISEGTFDPALGRLISLWGFSDFTEKKAEGTDFLIPDEEELEKALGMSGYKKIELDYNRRAVKTNGAWIDLGGIAKGYALERAYQIAKSADPKTTGFIEAGGDIRILGPKFGNDYWIIGIRNPRGDANESIDYIYVKSGAIATSGDYERFFIKDGVRYHHIINPKSGKPAKYAISATVISDDAIKADAFSTAAFVLGTKDWIFTRTVFPKNNTEVFLVAPNKAIYKTDGFERYEKVY; encoded by the coding sequence ATGCGGCAGAAATATAGCGATAGTATAGTTAGATTAACTCGTTTTTCATTGATTGCGTTGGTGGCAATAATCCTTGTAATTGCAGGGATAATAATGGTAATGTTTTTCAGGAATCCGAAAATGTACAGTGATTTTGAAACATTTTCTTTAGGAACGTACGTTCATTTAAAGATTTCCACTAAAGCGAATCCTTCTATAATTGCCAGAGAAATTTTTGCAGAAATGGATAGAATAACGGATAAATTTAATCCATATAAAGAAGGAAGTGTTTTGTATAATCTTAACCACAGTAATGATTGGTTTGAGGTTGATGATGAGACATTTGCTTTAATTGATCTGGCATTAAGATACGCAAAAATTAGTGAAGGGACATTTGATCCAGCACTTGGAAGGTTAATAAGTTTATGGGGATTTTCAGACTTTACAGAGAAAAAAGCGGAGGGTACAGATTTTTTAATTCCAGATGAAGAGGAACTTGAAAAAGCGTTGGGAATGTCGGGTTATAAGAAAATAGAATTGGATTATAACAGAAGAGCAGTTAAAACAAATGGAGCGTGGATTGATCTTGGTGGAATTGCGAAAGGTTACGCACTTGAAAGAGCATATCAAATAGCTAAATCTGCCGATCCAAAGACGACTGGTTTTATAGAAGCGGGCGGTGACATAAGAATACTGGGGCCAAAATTTGGGAACGACTATTGGATAATTGGTATTAGGAATCCAAGAGGTGACGCAAATGAGAGTATAGATTATATATACGTTAAGAGCGGTGCTATTGCAACAAGTGGTGATTATGAGAGATTTTTTATAAAAGACGGTGTGAGATATCATCACATTATTAATCCAAAAAGCGGAAAACCTGCAAAGTATGCTATAAGTGCTACTGTTATCTCTGATGATGCTATTAAAGCAGATGCTTTTTCGACAGCGGCATTTGTATTGGGGACAAAAGATTGGATTTTTACCCGTACGGTGTTTCCTAAGAATAATACGGAAGTGTTTCTGGTGGCGCCTAATAAAGCTATTTATAAAACAGATGGATTTGAAAGGTATGAAAAAGTTTACTAA
- a CDS encoding YbaB/EbfC family nucleoid-associated protein — MKKLKSFGGKNLGGRTKQLNQLQKIQEEVQERMKKVEESFSQIELEVTVGGGAVKIIATADRKIKELNIDDDLYEDKDMMKDLLIAAVNELMEKIEQKREEELAKVTQELLPFGM; from the coding sequence GTGAAAAAGTTAAAGAGTTTTGGTGGGAAAAATCTGGGAGGAAGAACAAAGCAGTTGAATCAGCTTCAAAAGATTCAGGAGGAAGTTCAGGAAAGAATGAAAAAGGTCGAGGAAAGTTTCTCGCAAATAGAGCTTGAAGTTACAGTTGGTGGAGGAGCAGTTAAGATAATAGCTACGGCTGATAGAAAAATAAAAGAATTAAACATAGATGATGATCTTTACGAGGACAAAGATATGATGAAAGATCTTTTAATTGCTGCGGTTAATGAACTTATGGAAAAGATAGAACAAAAAAGAGAGGAAGAACTTGCAAAAGTAACCCAGGAACTTTTGCCATTTGGTATGTAA
- a CDS encoding rhomboid family intramembrane serine protease: MTRYTYYYLILVNVLVLFFMEITKFFISNEVLIYMLYGAQYGPVVSSGEWYRIATAMFVHGGFIHIAFNMYALFYLGRIVESVYGTDKFLNFYFITGLVGNLATHLFYYDSFSVGASGAIFGLVGVLFAAGFRKDTPYMLKPLTGTALLPIVIVNLVLGFMPGTNINNAAHIGGFLSGMLLGYLVPIYGYSIKFNRLWKISKWGLVGFEVLAFVLLLITDLKNWLR, encoded by the coding sequence ATGACAAGATATACTTACTATTATTTAATTCTTGTAAATGTTCTTGTTCTATTTTTTATGGAAATAACGAAATTTTTTATAAGCAACGAAGTACTCATTTATATGCTTTATGGCGCTCAATATGGACCAGTTGTTTCGAGTGGAGAATGGTACAGGATAGCAACTGCTATGTTTGTTCACGGTGGATTTATACATATAGCGTTTAACATGTACGCGCTATTTTACCTTGGAAGGATAGTTGAGAGTGTTTATGGAACAGATAAATTTCTGAACTTTTATTTTATAACAGGACTTGTTGGTAACCTTGCAACTCACTTATTTTATTATGATTCATTTTCAGTTGGTGCAAGTGGAGCAATATTTGGCCTTGTGGGAGTGTTGTTTGCTGCTGGTTTTAGAAAAGATACTCCATATATGCTTAAACCATTGACGGGAACTGCGTTGTTACCTATTGTAATTGTGAATCTTGTACTTGGTTTCATGCCAGGAACGAATATAAATAATGCTGCTCATATAGGTGGTTTTTTAAGCGGAATGCTTTTGGGATATTTGGTGCCAATATACGGTTATTCTATCAAATTTAATCGATTGTGGAAAATATCAAAATGGGGATTAGTGGGTTTTGAAGTATTGGCCTTCGTACTTTTATTGATTACTGATTTAAAAAACTGGTTAAGATAG
- the fliI gene encoding flagellar protein export ATPase FliI: MNKLLKRMELLKQTLAEFNPYSTIGAVNKIIGLTIESKGPDAFLGEICKIVTDNKKFYAEVVGFKDNGVILMPLEDISGLKRGCQILRTGETLNVKVSEELLGRVIDAIGRPLDGKSIYTKEKVPIVREAPNPLIRKRISKPLSVGVRAIDGFITLGLGQRIGIFAGSGVGKSTLLGMIARNTSADINVISLIGERGREVREFIEKDLKEEGLKRSVVVVSTSDQPALLRVKALLTATAIAEYFRDKGYNVLLMVDSLTRWAIAQREIGLATGEPPTTRGYTPSVFAGLPKILERAGNSDKGSITGIYTVLVEADDFNEPISDTVRGIVDGHIILSRKLAEMAHYPAIDVLMSVSRLMKDIVSTEHINAAMTLKDLMATYYDAKDLIDVGAYKKGTNPKIDKSIEMMPEINRFLKQAIEERISYNDTVEYLISLAKKALS; this comes from the coding sequence ATGAATAAACTCTTGAAAAGAATGGAACTTCTAAAACAAACATTGGCAGAGTTTAATCCATATTCAACAATTGGAGCTGTTAATAAAATAATAGGTTTGACAATTGAATCAAAAGGGCCAGATGCGTTCTTGGGAGAAATTTGCAAAATAGTAACTGACAACAAAAAATTTTACGCAGAAGTAGTTGGATTTAAGGATAACGGAGTTATTTTGATGCCTTTAGAAGATATTTCCGGATTAAAACGAGGATGTCAAATTCTTAGAACAGGAGAGACATTAAATGTCAAAGTTTCTGAAGAATTACTTGGAAGAGTTATTGACGCTATTGGCAGGCCGCTGGATGGGAAAAGTATATACACAAAAGAGAAAGTTCCAATAGTTCGAGAAGCCCCCAACCCTTTAATAAGAAAAAGAATTTCTAAACCACTTTCTGTAGGGGTACGTGCAATTGATGGATTTATCACACTTGGCCTTGGACAAAGAATCGGAATATTTGCTGGAAGTGGCGTTGGGAAAAGCACACTTCTGGGTATGATAGCCAGAAATACATCTGCTGATATCAACGTTATATCGCTTATAGGAGAACGCGGTAGAGAGGTCCGTGAATTTATTGAAAAAGATCTTAAAGAAGAAGGTTTAAAAAGATCAGTAGTCGTCGTCTCAACTTCAGATCAACCAGCACTTTTAAGAGTTAAAGCTCTTCTAACAGCTACTGCTATAGCAGAATATTTTAGAGACAAAGGTTATAACGTACTACTTATGGTCGACTCACTCACCAGATGGGCTATAGCACAAAGAGAAATCGGCCTGGCTACAGGCGAACCACCAACAACAAGAGGATACACTCCAAGTGTGTTTGCCGGACTTCCAAAAATATTAGAACGTGCTGGCAATTCCGATAAAGGAAGCATTACGGGAATCTACACTGTACTGGTAGAAGCGGACGACTTCAACGAACCTATATCAGACACAGTTCGAGGAATAGTGGACGGACACATAATACTTTCAAGAAAACTTGCTGAAATGGCTCACTATCCAGCAATAGATGTATTAATGAGTGTAAGCAGGCTTATGAAAGATATAGTTAGCACTGAGCATATCAATGCTGCAATGACACTTAAAGATCTTATGGCAACTTACTATGACGCTAAAGATCTAATAGACGTTGGGGCTTACAAAAAAGGAACCAACCCAAAAATCGATAAATCAATAGAAATGATGCCAGAAATTAACCGATTTCTAAAACAAGCAATAGAAGAAAGAATATCATATAATGATACAGTAGAATATCTCATCTCTCTTGCAAAAAAAGCTTTATCTTAA
- a CDS encoding FliH/SctL family protein, with protein MIIKKRFVYLDVPEIINTKNTLKTKEEKEEKEFEKIIQKAQEKANEIILSAQQEAMKIIKDAEKKSNEILNNARNTADEIIASKENEKETFIKQLKTQIDNITKEYENKLNENIETIIKSLKEIIELVIFKFLETQIDSSVTERKLRKILDHIIAMNKVKIFLNPEDIKILPEDLLSSIKDKGIEIIESTQVDNGVIVETESGIINTSLSFQKKLLQEMIEEVLKNE; from the coding sequence ATGATAATAAAAAAAAGATTTGTATATTTAGACGTACCCGAAATTATTAATACAAAAAATACATTGAAAACCAAAGAAGAAAAAGAAGAAAAAGAATTCGAAAAAATAATTCAGAAAGCGCAGGAAAAAGCTAACGAAATTATTTTGTCGGCTCAACAGGAAGCTATGAAAATTATAAAAGATGCCGAAAAAAAGTCAAATGAAATTTTAAACAATGCGCGTAACACCGCAGATGAAATTATAGCAAGCAAAGAAAACGAAAAAGAAACTTTTATAAAACAATTAAAAACTCAGATTGACAACATAACCAAAGAATACGAAAACAAATTAAATGAAAATATAGAAACAATAATTAAAAGTTTAAAAGAAATTATTGAGCTTGTTATTTTCAAGTTTCTTGAAACACAAATTGATTCCAGTGTAACTGAACGCAAATTGCGAAAAATATTAGATCACATAATCGCAATGAACAAGGTAAAAATATTTCTTAATCCAGAAGATATAAAAATTCTCCCTGAAGATTTGTTATCCTCAATAAAAGATAAAGGTATAGAAATAATTGAAAGTACACAGGTAGATAATGGAGTTATAGTCGAAACAGAGTCCGGTATTATAAATACATCACTAAGCTTCCAGAAAAAACTATTGCAGGAAATGATAGAAGAGGTGCTTAAGAATGAATAA
- the ackA gene encoding acetate kinase, translating into MKILVVNSGSSSIKYQLLDMDGEKVLCKGLAERIGIPGSRIVHKKSGEKFIFEKPMPNHEEALKYVLELLKDEKVGAIKDYTEIDAVGHRVVHGGEKFVGSVLIDEEVINAIEEFSYLAPLHNPPNLMGIKAIMKLLPEVPNVGVFDTAFHAKMPEKAFLYAIPYEYYEKYKVRRYGFHGTSHRYVSRRAAEILGLDYSKAKIITVHLGNGASIAAVKNGKSVDTSMGFTPLEGLVMGTRSGDLDPSIVTFLMEKEGLTSEEVYTLLNKKSGVYGLTKQFSSDMRDIEDKALENDPVCRLVLDIYEYRIAKYIGAYAAAMNGVDAIVFTAGVGENSPITREEICENYLGYLGIKIDKEKNNIKGEERIISTQDSKVSVLVVPTNEELMIARDTKEIVEKGLKQLEY; encoded by the coding sequence ATGAAAATATTAGTTGTAAACAGTGGTAGCTCCTCAATAAAATATCAGCTTTTAGATATGGATGGTGAAAAGGTTCTCTGTAAGGGTTTAGCAGAACGTATAGGAATTCCTGGGAGTAGAATTGTTCACAAAAAATCTGGTGAAAAATTTATTTTCGAAAAACCTATGCCCAATCATGAGGAAGCTCTAAAATATGTGCTAGAGCTTCTTAAAGATGAAAAAGTCGGAGCCATAAAAGATTACACTGAAATTGATGCTGTTGGACATAGAGTAGTACATGGTGGAGAAAAATTTGTCGGTTCTGTTTTAATCGATGAAGAAGTTATCAATGCAATAGAAGAATTTTCTTACCTTGCTCCCCTACACAATCCACCAAACTTAATGGGCATAAAAGCAATTATGAAATTACTCCCTGAGGTTCCAAATGTAGGAGTATTTGACACAGCATTTCACGCAAAAATGCCGGAGAAAGCCTTTCTTTATGCAATACCATATGAATATTACGAAAAATATAAAGTCAGACGTTATGGATTCCATGGAACAAGTCATAGATATGTTTCAAGAAGAGCAGCCGAAATACTCGGATTAGACTATTCAAAAGCAAAAATTATAACAGTTCACCTGGGCAATGGCGCTTCCATTGCTGCAGTGAAAAATGGAAAAAGCGTGGATACATCCATGGGTTTCACTCCTCTTGAAGGTTTAGTAATGGGAACTCGTTCCGGAGATTTAGATCCTTCCATTGTCACATTTTTAATGGAAAAAGAAGGATTAACATCTGAAGAAGTATACACTCTTCTTAATAAGAAAAGTGGAGTATATGGTCTAACAAAGCAATTTAGTTCTGATATGAGAGACATTGAAGACAAAGCTCTTGAAAATGATCCCGTTTGTAGATTAGTATTAGACATATACGAATACAGAATAGCAAAATACATAGGAGCTTACGCTGCTGCTATGAATGGCGTTGATGCAATAGTATTTACAGCAGGGGTAGGAGAGAATTCTCCTATAACTCGCGAAGAAATTTGTGAAAATTACCTTGGATATCTTGGAATAAAAATCGATAAAGAAAAAAATAACATAAAAGGTGAAGAAAGAATAATATCAACACAAGATTCGAAAGTTTCTGTTCTTGTAGTTCCAACTAACGAAGAGCTGATGATTGCAAGAGATACAAAAGAAATAGTGGAAAAAGGTCTAAAACAATTAGAATATTAA
- the fba gene encoding class II fructose-1,6-bisphosphate aldolase, producing the protein MYVSTKEILNKASKEFYAVPAFNINNLEFLMKIIEGAVEKNAPVIIETSEGAIKYAGNGDIYRGARLFVKMVREFAETVNIPIALHLDHGKHMEFIAAAIRAGYSSVMIDASHEPFKENLKITKEVVKWAHASGISVEAELGQLAGIEDNVSAEKNVLIDPEEAKIFVEETGVDFLAPAIGTSHGAFKFKGEAKLDFERLKRVKELTGIPLVLHGASSVPEKYVKLAEEFEANLGGAKGVPAEEIKKCVKLGINKVNTDTDLRIAFVAGLRKHLKENPKEFDPRKYFKEGMNFVKEVVMDRLEFLGAAGKA; encoded by the coding sequence ATGTACGTTAGCACAAAGGAAATTTTGAACAAAGCAAGTAAAGAGTTTTACGCTGTTCCAGCCTTCAATATTAATAATTTAGAGTTTCTTATGAAAATCATTGAAGGTGCAGTTGAAAAAAATGCTCCCGTAATTATTGAAACCAGTGAAGGAGCTATAAAATATGCTGGCAACGGTGATATCTACAGAGGTGCCAGATTATTCGTCAAAATGGTTAGAGAGTTTGCTGAAACCGTTAATATTCCAATAGCTCTACATCTTGACCACGGCAAGCACATGGAATTCATAGCTGCAGCTATACGAGCAGGATATTCTTCTGTTATGATAGATGCCTCTCATGAACCTTTCAAAGAAAACTTAAAAATAACCAAAGAAGTTGTTAAGTGGGCACACGCATCGGGTATATCCGTAGAAGCTGAGTTAGGTCAACTCGCAGGTATAGAAGATAATGTCTCAGCTGAGAAAAATGTACTAATTGATCCTGAAGAAGCAAAGATATTTGTAGAAGAAACAGGTGTGGACTTTCTTGCTCCTGCTATAGGAACAAGTCATGGAGCCTTCAAATTTAAAGGAGAAGCAAAACTTGACTTTGAAAGGCTCAAAAGAGTTAAAGAATTGACAGGAATTCCACTTGTTTTGCATGGAGCTTCAAGCGTTCCTGAAAAGTATGTAAAACTCGCAGAAGAATTTGAAGCGAATCTTGGGGGAGCAAAAGGTGTACCAGCAGAAGAGATTAAAAAATGCGTCAAACTTGGAATAAATAAAGTTAACACCGATACCGATTTAAGAATTGCATTTGTTGCCGGTTTAAGAAAACATCTAAAAGAAAATCCTAAAGAATTTGATCCAAGAAAATATTTTAAAGAAGGAATGAACTTTGTAAAAGAAGTTGTAATGGACAGATTAGAATTCTTAGGGGCTGCTGGAAAAGCCTAA
- a CDS encoding cell division protein FtsQ/DivIB, protein MKKYVFLIVIIFFILSLNFVFEFKKYNVRIESARPFCILPYNGKSWIVDSNGKIIDVMAFPQYDKLFVLRIPQEDLNLVTGRINEKYLQLLPESVPEFIFEVDFVNSRLILLNSAVVYFSNSYKLREYIESLKLLYHYTESGSHYYIKNNKLIKVR, encoded by the coding sequence ATGAAAAAGTATGTATTTTTGATTGTAATAATTTTTTTTATATTATCTTTAAATTTTGTTTTCGAGTTTAAAAAATACAATGTTAGAATAGAATCCGCAAGACCATTTTGTATTTTACCATATAATGGGAAATCGTGGATAGTTGACAGTAATGGAAAAATTATTGACGTTATGGCTTTTCCTCAATATGATAAGTTATTCGTTCTTAGAATCCCTCAGGAAGATTTGAATTTGGTTACAGGAAGGATTAATGAAAAGTATTTACAATTGTTACCAGAGAGTGTGCCGGAATTTATTTTTGAAGTTGATTTTGTTAACAGCAGGCTTATTTTGTTGAATAGTGCAGTTGTATATTTTTCAAATTCATATAAACTCCGCGAATATATAGAAAGTTTAAAACTTTTATACCATTATACAGAAAGTGGTTCTCATTATTATATCAAAAATAATAAACTTATTAAAGTGAGGTGA
- a CDS encoding cell division protein FtsA, protein MSKWNPIISIDIGNDTLKGIVVNNRQDGKEVVAYSVVKSRGIELGDIKDVVALNDSMNVLLDNLEEQVGKVLKGDFVVSSSCGNYELKDVKREMILSEDDAILVNERHLEDLKSNLLADIVGDNNIVFHIYTKRYIIDERKIVFNPVDMYASKVGAVFSIILGDSIHRSIVDYATRETIGDAEYYISPVSEAEAVLTNMEKDRGVMHIDLGHFSTVVTVFLNGAPVMLVRVPVAIRQVILDIARVLRTSIYEAERLLKIHGIAVFNSIEPALIEYKALDGRTSLETDKIRLARIIHARLREVFMKVRRVYREAVITFEEFKDLGIPGGVVLSGGGANIPRVTDVAADILKCPVRVGGLAFIEDYFIEENENVLVDPIFAAAFGNIISYEKSEGKLQYTGYKKTGNSLSLSEKIASLFRKLF, encoded by the coding sequence ATGAGCAAGTGGAACCCTATAATATCTATTGATATTGGAAACGATACTTTGAAAGGAATAGTTGTGAACAATAGACAGGATGGTAAAGAAGTTGTTGCATATTCTGTGGTAAAATCCCGGGGAATAGAATTGGGCGATATTAAAGATGTTGTAGCGTTAAATGATTCAATGAATGTACTTTTAGATAATTTAGAAGAACAAGTAGGTAAGGTTTTAAAAGGCGATTTCGTAGTTTCTTCGAGTTGCGGGAATTACGAGTTAAAAGACGTGAAAAGAGAAATGATTTTGTCTGAAGATGACGCTATACTTGTAAATGAAAGGCATTTAGAGGATTTAAAAAGCAATTTACTTGCGGATATAGTAGGTGATAACAATATAGTATTTCATATTTATACAAAAAGATACATTATAGATGAAAGAAAAATAGTGTTTAATCCTGTAGACATGTATGCAAGTAAAGTAGGAGCAGTCTTTTCGATAATTTTGGGAGATAGTATTCACAGAAGTATTGTTGATTACGCAACAAGAGAAACTATCGGGGATGCAGAGTATTATATTTCCCCTGTTTCAGAAGCTGAAGCTGTGTTAACTAACATGGAAAAAGATAGAGGGGTTATGCATATAGATCTTGGTCATTTTAGTACTGTAGTAACAGTCTTTTTGAACGGGGCTCCTGTGATGCTTGTGAGGGTTCCTGTTGCTATAAGGCAGGTGATTTTAGATATTGCTCGTGTTTTAAGGACTTCTATTTACGAAGCTGAAAGGCTTTTAAAAATACATGGAATAGCTGTTTTTAATTCAATTGAACCTGCATTAATAGAATACAAAGCTCTTGATGGACGTACGAGCTTGGAAACGGATAAAATAAGGTTAGCACGAATAATCCACGCGCGTTTAAGAGAAGTATTTATGAAAGTTAGGAGAGTTTATAGAGAGGCTGTCATTACTTTTGAAGAGTTTAAAGATCTTGGAATACCTGGAGGTGTGGTATTATCAGGCGGAGGAGCAAATATCCCGCGTGTTACAGATGTAGCCGCAGATATATTAAAGTGCCCTGTTAGAGTAGGAGGATTAGCTTTTATAGAAGATTATTTTATAGAAGAAAATGAAAACGTGCTGGTAGATCCTATTTTTGCAGCGGCTTTTGGAAATATCATTAGTTATGAGAAATCTGAAGGAAAGTTACAATACACAGGATATAAAAAGACTGGCAATAGTTTAAGCCTTTCTGAAAAGATTGCAAGTTTATTCAGAAAATTATTTTAA